One window of Xanthobacter dioxanivorans genomic DNA carries:
- a CDS encoding IS1380-like element ISPme1 family transposase yields the protein MDHLEGAGLARGDRVDFDRRVRLEFRGAQISSDGGLLVMRELDDVLGLSNLASEALRDSRTGKNTLHRLDGLFRQSVFGRLAGYEDVNDADRLALDPVMRQVVGGRAVEAQAASASQMGRFETETLALAANRAALADLNGQWIDRFHDRNGLKYIVLDMDSSVSPTHGDQEGAAWNGHFDCTCYHPIFLFNQFGMLERCALRNGNVHSADGWRDVLDPVIARYAGRDLGGRFFRADAAYAIPAIYMRLEEARFFYAIRLPANAVLREKIAHRLTRPVGRPSLTKVKRFFEDFEYQAASWDKPRRVIAKIEWHPGELFPKVGFIVTNLPMEPDWVVRFYNQRGTAEQHIKEGKYAFRWTRLSCRKFRHNEVRLQLHALAYNLATFLRCIELPEAMADWSLTSLQLKLIKIGARVVRHARAITFQLAEVAVTGPMVRAVLAAIRRLRTPPSCA from the coding sequence ATGGATCACCTGGAGGGTGCGGGCTTGGCGCGGGGAGATCGGGTTGATTTCGACCGCCGTGTGCGTCTGGAGTTCCGTGGTGCGCAGATCAGTTCAGACGGTGGCCTGCTGGTGATGCGCGAGCTTGATGACGTGCTCGGCCTGTCCAATCTGGCGTCGGAGGCGCTGCGAGACAGCCGCACCGGGAAGAACACGCTCCATCGGCTTGACGGATTGTTCCGGCAATCGGTGTTCGGACGACTGGCCGGATACGAGGATGTGAACGATGCCGACCGCTTGGCCCTCGATCCCGTGATGCGTCAGGTCGTTGGCGGCAGGGCCGTCGAGGCGCAAGCTGCTTCGGCATCGCAGATGGGACGGTTCGAGACCGAGACGCTGGCTCTGGCCGCGAACCGGGCGGCGCTGGCCGATCTGAACGGCCAATGGATCGACCGGTTTCATGACCGCAACGGGTTGAAATACATCGTGCTGGACATGGACAGCTCGGTCAGCCCCACCCACGGCGATCAGGAAGGTGCTGCCTGGAACGGGCATTTCGACTGCACCTGCTATCACCCCATCTTCTTGTTCAACCAGTTTGGCATGCTGGAGCGCTGCGCCCTGCGTAACGGCAATGTCCACAGCGCCGATGGCTGGCGGGATGTCCTTGATCCCGTCATTGCCCGATATGCTGGCCGCGACCTTGGTGGACGCTTCTTCCGGGCCGACGCTGCCTACGCGATCCCCGCGATCTATATGCGGCTGGAAGAAGCCAGGTTCTTCTACGCCATCCGTCTGCCCGCCAACGCCGTCTTGCGCGAGAAGATCGCGCATCGGCTGACACGGCCCGTGGGACGGCCTTCGCTGACCAAGGTCAAACGGTTCTTCGAGGACTTCGAGTATCAGGCGGCGTCCTGGGACAAGCCGCGCCGCGTCATCGCCAAGATCGAATGGCATCCGGGCGAGCTGTTCCCCAAAGTCGGCTTCATCGTCACCAACCTGCCGATGGAGCCAGACTGGGTGGTGAGGTTCTACAACCAGCGCGGCACCGCAGAGCAGCACATCAAGGAAGGCAAATATGCCTTTCGCTGGACGCGGCTGTCATGCCGGAAGTTCCGGCACAACGAGGTGCGGCTGCAACTGCACGCGCTGGCCTACAACCTGGCAACCTTCCTGCGCTGCATCGAACTGCCCGAGGCCATGGCGGACTGGTCGTTGACCAGCCTGCAACTCAAGCTGATCAAGATCGGCGCCCGCGTCGTCCGCCACGCCCGCGCCATTACCTTCCAGTTGGCCGAGGTCGCCGTCACCGGCCCGATGGTGCGGGCCGTCCTTGCCGCCATCCGCCGTCTTCGAACGCCTCCGTCATGCGCATGA
- a CDS encoding DEAD/DEAH box helicase family protein: MMASINDLSLAKGLTTQVEDACAGLESGEAPILDHVSEITAELLKWWFQTEFQDARTFNFHPGQRQALLNVIYAHEVLGIASLQDLYQIAAPDVMLTSTRDSEIIRAPKNAYPKYCLKMATGTGKTWVLQALMVWQILNANRAPDSDRYTKNFLVVAPGLIVYDRLLDAFMGKERDGKRDFTISDLSIFQELFIPHSPSKSLISLS; encoded by the coding sequence ATGATGGCGAGCATCAACGATCTTTCGCTTGCCAAGGGTTTGACGACCCAGGTCGAAGACGCCTGCGCCGGCTTGGAAAGCGGCGAAGCACCGATCCTAGATCATGTCTCGGAGATCACGGCCGAACTGTTGAAATGGTGGTTCCAGACTGAATTTCAGGACGCCCGCACCTTCAATTTCCATCCCGGCCAGCGGCAAGCCCTGCTGAACGTGATCTATGCCCATGAGGTTTTGGGCATTGCGTCCCTGCAAGACCTCTACCAAATCGCCGCCCCTGACGTGATGCTGACAAGCACGCGGGATTCCGAGATCATCCGCGCGCCGAAAAATGCCTATCCGAAATACTGCCTGAAAATGGCGACCGGAACGGGAAAGACCTGGGTTCTGCAAGCCCTCATGGTCTGGCAGATTCTCAACGCGAACCGCGCGCCGGATAGCGACCGCTACACCAAAAACTTCCTCGTCGTTGCCCCCGGCCTCATCGTTTACGATCGGCTGCTTGACGCCTTCATGGGGAAGGAACGAGACGGCAAGCGCGATTTCACGATTTCTGACCTGTCGATATTCCAGGAACTGTTCATCCCACATTCTCCAAGTAAGTCGCTGATTTCGCTGTCGTAA
- a CDS encoding site-specific DNA-methyltransferase gives MKSLLEQLPSIVAEGKKEAERVMERAESNYRLGLQTRELVVPSRDSNWQDMFRQKPQSAAPASDPNTLIYGDNLLAMAALLAGSDSAQSLRSKVDLIYIDPPYDSKADYRTKISLSESQIEQRPTTIEQFAYSDTWVEGTASYLSMLVPRLVLMRELLSERGSIYVHLDWHVNGYVRAILDEVFGKQNFRNEIIWTYFGFKRSTTRKFPQKHDTIYSYFKNEDYYWKTQYKPHSAEYLKRFKPDETGRLCRSDVNPTGGGTRRIYLDEVEGDIIDSVWDDIPPVNPVAKERVDYATQKPEKLVERIIESSCPPGGSIADFFAGSGTTAAVAERLGRRWIVSDLGKPACMITRKRLIDQDAKPFLYQHIGDYQVEQMRSTMGSRFRIGDLAEIVLGLYGALPLPVEENPNKNMGRLQGSKTLVLADSPNKMTGLATLRRAIEIRDNLMGGWDKVVILGWNFSPTIGHDIEALGQGDRLEVLVIPPDLLDRLKKKGHKLKADEVRFSSLQYLKLGAVSRKQDGEGEALSVEIANYVLLSPEALNLDEANREKLQKVINSDPLALIEYWSVDPDYDGEVFRSVWQDYRGNTENDADAYRVITTARLTGLSKKDGPRRVCVRVVDVFGFEAEATVEVV, from the coding sequence ATGAAAAGCTTGCTGGAACAACTTCCGTCTATCGTCGCAGAGGGCAAAAAAGAGGCTGAACGTGTGATGGAACGGGCCGAGAGCAATTATCGCCTCGGGTTACAGACGCGGGAGCTGGTGGTTCCGTCGAGGGACAGCAATTGGCAAGATATGTTTCGACAAAAGCCGCAATCGGCAGCTCCCGCCTCCGATCCAAATACACTGATTTATGGTGATAACCTACTGGCAATGGCAGCTTTGCTAGCCGGCAGTGATAGTGCACAATCCCTGCGCAGCAAGGTTGATCTGATCTATATAGACCCGCCTTATGACAGCAAGGCGGACTATCGGACTAAAATCAGCCTGTCCGAATCTCAAATTGAACAGCGCCCAACAACTATTGAGCAGTTTGCATACTCTGACACATGGGTAGAGGGAACAGCATCATATTTATCTATGCTTGTTCCCCGCCTTGTTTTGATGCGCGAACTTTTATCTGAAAGAGGATCAATATACGTCCACCTAGACTGGCACGTAAATGGTTATGTTCGAGCAATTCTGGACGAGGTTTTTGGGAAGCAAAATTTTAGAAATGAAATTATATGGACATATTTTGGATTTAAGCGATCAACTACAAGAAAGTTCCCGCAAAAACACGACACAATATATTCCTATTTTAAGAATGAGGATTATTATTGGAAAACACAATACAAGCCGCATAGCGCAGAATACTTGAAAAGATTCAAACCGGACGAAACGGGACGGCTCTGCCGATCTGACGTTAACCCGACGGGCGGCGGCACCAGAAGAATATACCTCGATGAAGTTGAGGGCGATATTATTGACTCGGTTTGGGATGACATTCCGCCAGTTAATCCGGTTGCGAAAGAGCGGGTGGATTATGCCACGCAGAAACCGGAGAAATTGGTAGAGCGGATCATTGAATCGTCATGTCCTCCTGGCGGTTCGATTGCTGACTTTTTTGCAGGTTCTGGCACAACGGCTGCTGTGGCCGAACGGCTCGGCCGTCGCTGGATCGTGTCCGATCTCGGGAAGCCCGCGTGCATGATTACACGCAAGCGTCTGATCGACCAGGACGCCAAGCCGTTCCTCTACCAGCACATTGGCGACTACCAGGTTGAACAAATGCGCTCCACGATGGGAAGTCGGTTCCGCATCGGCGATCTGGCCGAAATCGTGCTCGGCCTCTATGGCGCGCTGCCGCTGCCCGTAGAGGAAAACCCGAACAAGAACATGGGCAGGCTTCAGGGGAGCAAAACGCTCGTCCTCGCGGACAGCCCCAACAAGATGACCGGCCTCGCCACGCTGCGCCGTGCAATCGAAATCCGCGACAACCTCATGGGCGGGTGGGATAAGGTCGTTATCCTGGGATGGAATTTCTCACCTACGATCGGCCATGACATTGAGGCACTGGGGCAGGGGGACCGGCTGGAAGTGCTCGTGATCCCGCCCGATCTGCTCGACCGGCTGAAGAAGAAAGGCCACAAGCTCAAGGCCGACGAGGTGCGCTTTTCGTCGCTGCAATATCTCAAGCTGGGCGCGGTTTCCCGCAAACAGGACGGGGAGGGGGAAGCCTTGTCCGTAGAGATCGCCAATTATGTGTTGCTGTCTCCGGAGGCGTTGAATCTCGACGAAGCTAACCGCGAAAAACTGCAAAAGGTCATCAATTCCGATCCTTTGGCGCTGATCGAATATTGGAGCGTCGATCCTGACTATGACGGCGAGGTGTTCCGCTCCGTCTGGCAGGACTATCGCGGAAACACCGAGAACGATGCCGACGCTTATCGTGTCATCACTACGGCACGGCTCACCGGCCTTTCTAAGAAAGATGGCCCCCGCCGCGTCTGCGTGCGCGTGGTTGATGTGTTCGGCTTCGAGGCCGAAGCAACTGTCGAGGTGGTATGA
- a CDS encoding DUF6118 family protein — protein MAELDDDREGIEPEALDEDAGDPAAAFDALRRTIETQGAQIGAEMTVMRRGLEAAFDQLEKIEPAQDYKPQLAQLVQALDNVAERMHGVEQSPILRQGAQHYAAVLERSGEALIRTAAQQLERQASDLERAGRNLSAHVASARERDRQNWWLVVAFAVGLLAGALVMLFLPRLLPFSAAPRVASVVMGERPWQAGMSLMAFGSPEAWQRVASADQLVEANREAVAACWEAARTAGEDQRCTITVKAPGQ, from the coding sequence ATGGCGGAGCTGGACGACGACAGGGAAGGAATCGAGCCGGAAGCACTGGACGAGGACGCCGGCGACCCGGCCGCCGCGTTCGACGCGCTACGGCGCACGATCGAGACGCAGGGCGCGCAGATCGGCGCGGAAATGACCGTGATGCGGCGCGGGCTGGAAGCGGCTTTCGACCAGCTCGAAAAGATCGAGCCGGCGCAGGACTACAAGCCCCAGCTCGCCCAGCTCGTGCAGGCGCTCGACAATGTTGCGGAGCGGATGCACGGCGTAGAGCAGTCACCCATTCTCCGGCAGGGCGCGCAGCACTATGCGGCGGTCCTCGAGCGCAGCGGCGAGGCCCTTATACGCACCGCCGCGCAGCAGCTCGAGCGGCAGGCGTCCGACCTCGAGCGCGCCGGCCGCAATCTTTCGGCGCACGTCGCCAGCGCGCGGGAGCGCGATCGGCAAAATTGGTGGCTTGTCGTCGCCTTCGCTGTCGGCCTGCTCGCCGGCGCGCTGGTGATGCTGTTCCTTCCGCGCCTGTTGCCGTTCTCGGCCGCGCCGCGTGTCGCCAGCGTCGTCATGGGCGAAAGGCCGTGGCAGGCCGGCATGAGCCTCATGGCGTTCGGCAGCCCGGAAGCATGGCAGCGGGTGGCGTCGGCCGATCAGCTTGTTGAGGCGAACAGGGAGGCGGTAGCGGCTTGTTGGGAGGCCGCGCGCACGGCCGGCGAGGATCAGCGTTGCACCATCACCGTGAAAGCGCCGGGGCAATAG
- a CDS encoding DEAD/DEAH box helicase → MQGAVCPKEDIGRKVTAGGIIAISNWHVLSEEGEPLEDEEITAPGESADPKIVVQSVLPLTPGTSQGNDLNVLNRRYERGGILSYLKDLPALMVFNDEAHHIHEFKREGEVTEVEWQKSLNLIAEPKGRRFVQVDFSATPYNEVGTGRNSRKSYFPHIAVDFDLKTAMRTGLVKSLVLDKRSEIGALSHEELDFKADRDENGNPMLSEGQRIMLRAGLTKLRKLEADFAALDPDKHPKMLVVCEDTTVTPLVADFMQLEGLADDEVLRVDSNRKGELKPDEWKVLRERLFDVDRHKSPRVIVSVLMLREGFDVNNICVIVPLRASSAGILLEQTIGRGLRLMWRGNEYDDIKRENRQLIRGGKTPSNMIDILSIVEHPAFQGFYDELIQEGLAAEADDNDDEANGSSTGDLISVGLRPGFEEYDFAIPFILREQVEALEDTHIDPSSLAPFGSFSLQQLKGQIGQGEKFHSEDVQAKTRFGDYRVHGGVMTATGYNDYLARITRRITEAVTLTDTTNSSKAFANASKFPYIQINRAEMAEGIDTFIRRHLFGQELDPLTDENWRVLLIDPVTEHIIKVWARAILEAEDSVIVANAEVAHRRLSEVPKLAMREGSSLAVEKAIYLRLPYPSRNGGLELAFMETCERDASVEAFCKINEQKHTFARLRYIKEDGLPAFYSPDFFVRAGGAIYLVETKAQGQLTSPNVLRKRKAAVSWCDRINALPPEQRSDSEWHYVLLGKTPSMAGGTRAARSLIFLPMPGCALSKTKARPSSPSELHAGAAIYCPGAFTVMVQR, encoded by the coding sequence GTGCAAGGGGCGGTCTGCCCGAAAGAAGACATTGGCCGCAAGGTCACGGCCGGCGGCATCATCGCCATTTCCAACTGGCATGTGCTGTCGGAAGAAGGCGAGCCGCTTGAGGATGAGGAAATCACCGCGCCGGGGGAATCCGCCGATCCGAAAATCGTTGTGCAGAGCGTCCTTCCCCTGACGCCCGGCACCAGCCAAGGCAACGATTTGAACGTGCTGAACCGTCGCTATGAGCGCGGCGGCATCCTCTCCTACCTGAAAGACCTGCCCGCGCTCATGGTCTTCAATGACGAAGCCCACCATATTCACGAGTTCAAGCGGGAAGGCGAGGTGACGGAAGTTGAATGGCAAAAGAGCCTCAACCTGATCGCAGAACCCAAGGGCCGCCGCTTCGTCCAAGTGGACTTTTCGGCCACGCCCTATAACGAGGTCGGGACTGGCCGGAACAGCCGGAAATCCTACTTCCCGCACATCGCCGTTGATTTCGACCTGAAGACGGCCATGCGCACCGGCCTGGTCAAATCCCTTGTTCTCGACAAACGCTCCGAAATCGGGGCGCTGAGCCATGAGGAATTGGATTTCAAGGCCGATCGGGATGAGAACGGCAACCCGATGCTGTCAGAGGGGCAGCGCATTATGTTGCGCGCCGGCCTGACCAAGCTCCGGAAGCTGGAAGCCGATTTTGCCGCCCTCGATCCGGACAAGCATCCGAAAATGCTGGTGGTCTGCGAAGACACCACGGTTACGCCGCTCGTCGCTGATTTCATGCAGCTCGAAGGGCTGGCCGATGACGAGGTTTTGCGCGTCGATTCCAACCGCAAGGGCGAGCTGAAGCCCGACGAATGGAAGGTGCTGCGCGAACGCCTGTTCGACGTGGACCGTCACAAATCCCCGCGCGTCATAGTGAGCGTGCTCATGCTGCGCGAAGGCTTCGACGTGAATAACATCTGCGTCATTGTCCCGCTGCGCGCATCGAGCGCCGGCATCTTGCTGGAACAGACGATCGGGCGCGGCTTGCGTCTGATGTGGCGCGGCAATGAATACGACGACATAAAGCGGGAGAACCGCCAGCTCATTCGCGGCGGAAAGACACCCTCCAACATGATCGACATTCTTTCGATCGTGGAGCATCCGGCGTTCCAGGGCTTCTATGACGAGCTGATTCAGGAAGGCTTGGCGGCTGAAGCAGATGACAACGACGACGAGGCGAATGGCAGCTCGACCGGCGACCTGATCTCGGTTGGCCTCCGGCCGGGCTTCGAGGAATACGATTTCGCCATACCCTTCATCCTGCGGGAACAGGTCGAGGCGCTGGAAGATACCCATATCGACCCTTCGAGCCTCGCGCCGTTCGGATCGTTTTCGCTCCAACAACTCAAGGGGCAGATCGGCCAGGGCGAGAAGTTCCATTCCGAAGACGTGCAGGCGAAAACGCGCTTTGGCGACTATCGCGTGCATGGCGGCGTGATGACCGCGACGGGATATAATGACTACCTGGCCCGGATCACGCGCCGGATCACGGAAGCCGTCACCCTGACGGATACCACAAACAGCTCGAAGGCTTTCGCCAACGCCAGCAAGTTCCCCTACATCCAGATAAACCGGGCCGAGATGGCCGAGGGCATCGACACCTTCATTCGTCGGCACCTGTTCGGCCAGGAGCTGGACCCTCTCACGGATGAGAACTGGCGCGTCCTGCTGATCGACCCGGTGACGGAGCACATTATCAAGGTGTGGGCGCGCGCCATTCTCGAAGCGGAAGACAGCGTGATTGTCGCCAATGCCGAGGTCGCGCATCGGCGTCTTTCGGAAGTGCCCAAGCTCGCCATGCGGGAAGGATCATCGCTGGCCGTCGAGAAAGCTATCTATCTGCGCCTTCCCTATCCCTCGCGGAACGGCGGCCTTGAACTGGCATTTATGGAAACCTGCGAGCGTGACGCCAGCGTTGAAGCCTTCTGCAAGATCAACGAGCAGAAACACACCTTCGCGCGCCTGCGATACATCAAGGAAGATGGGCTTCCGGCGTTCTATTCGCCGGATTTCTTCGTGAGAGCAGGCGGAGCGATTTATCTGGTGGAAACAAAGGCACAAGGCCAGCTCACCAGCCCGAACGTGCTGCGCAAGCGCAAGGCCGCCGTTTCATGGTGCGACCGGATCAACGCCCTTCCTCCGGAACAGCGTAGCGATTCCGAATGGCACTATGTCCTTCTCGGGAAGACACCTTCTATGGCTGGCGGGACAAGGGCGGCTCGATCGCTGATCTTCTTGCCTATGCCCGGCTGCGCCCTGTCGAAGACAAAGGCCAGGCCAAGTTCGCCTTCTGAACTTCACGCCGGGGCAGCAATCTATTGCCCCGGCGCTTTCACGGTGATGGTGCAACGCTGA
- a CDS encoding zinc-dependent alcohol dehydrogenase family protein, with amino-acid sequence MKGAVYDAKGGIEWKEVPKPKIEDPTDAIVRITKTTVCGTDLHILRGDVPSVTEGRVLGHEGVGVVEEVGSSVTRIKPGDRVVISAISSCGSCYQCKKGLGCHCEAKDGGWVLGNLLNGTQAHYTRVPHADNGLHVIPDGVDEEAAVMLSDILPTGFEVGVLAGNVQPGSNVVIVGAGPVGLAALVTAQFYSPASIIVIDTDDPRLEAAERLGATRTINPSKEDYAAVVKELTDGYGADTVIECVGIPETFDMCQKLVAKGGNIANIGVHGTAVDLHLQDLWNANIVISTGYVTTNSTQMLMKTVASGKIRPEEFVTHHFALDDIEEAYRVFGAAAKNKALKLILSA; translated from the coding sequence ATGAAAGGTGCCGTCTATGATGCCAAGGGAGGCATTGAATGGAAAGAAGTGCCAAAACCCAAGATTGAAGATCCCACAGATGCCATAGTGCGCATCACCAAGACGACAGTGTGCGGAACCGACCTGCATATCCTCAGGGGAGACGTGCCCAGCGTAACCGAAGGCCGGGTGCTGGGCCATGAAGGCGTCGGCGTCGTCGAAGAAGTCGGCAGTTCGGTCACCCGCATAAAGCCGGGCGACCGGGTTGTGATCTCGGCCATCTCGTCCTGCGGCAGTTGCTATCAATGCAAGAAGGGCCTGGGGTGCCATTGCGAGGCGAAGGATGGCGGTTGGGTGCTGGGCAATCTGTTGAACGGCACGCAGGCGCACTATACCCGCGTCCCACATGCCGATAACGGCTTGCACGTCATTCCCGACGGTGTCGATGAAGAGGCCGCGGTAATGCTGTCCGACATTCTGCCCACAGGCTTCGAGGTCGGCGTATTGGCTGGAAATGTGCAGCCAGGCAGCAATGTGGTGATTGTCGGTGCCGGACCTGTGGGTCTGGCGGCGCTGGTCACGGCGCAGTTCTATTCGCCCGCTTCGATCATCGTGATCGACACGGACGATCCACGACTTGAGGCGGCCGAACGCCTTGGGGCGACCCGCACGATCAACCCCTCGAAAGAAGACTATGCCGCCGTGGTCAAAGAACTGACGGACGGATATGGCGCCGATACGGTGATTGAATGCGTCGGTATCCCTGAAACCTTTGACATGTGCCAGAAACTGGTCGCGAAGGGCGGCAACATCGCCAATATCGGCGTGCATGGCACAGCGGTCGATCTACATCTGCAGGACCTGTGGAACGCGAACATCGTGATCTCCACGGGCTATGTCACCACCAATTCGACGCAGATGCTGATGAAGACCGTCGCCTCGGGCAAGATCCGTCCCGAGGAGTTCGTGACCCATCATTTTGCTCTGGACGATATTGAGGAGGCCTACCGCGTCTTTGGCGCAGCCGCCAAGAACAAGGCGCTAAAGCTGATCCTGTCGGCCTGA
- a CDS encoding SMP-30/gluconolactonase/LRE family protein has protein sequence MPRELKPVVTGMSYMEGPRWHDGRMWFSDFYTHRVYSVNEDGSDQRVELEVPNQPSGIGWLPDGSLVAVSMRDRKILRRTPNGEVVVHADLSDHVTGHPNDMVVDNKGRIYVGNFGFDLMGGAPVSPTVLLRVDLDGSVHEVADDLWFPNGSVITPEGVLIVNETMGNRATAFDIAEDGSLTNRREWFKFAELPTETYVADGIDAGQYPCGPDGSCLDAEGGLWIADAMNGRVLRVLEGGEVTEEIDPGTGVFACGLGGADGKTLYLCTAPDFFEDKRSAAREAVLMATKVDVPAAT, from the coding sequence ATGCCGAGAGAGTTGAAGCCGGTCGTTACCGGCATGTCGTATATGGAAGGTCCGCGCTGGCACGACGGGCGTATGTGGTTTTCGGACTTCTACACCCACCGCGTCTATTCGGTGAATGAGGATGGCAGCGACCAGCGCGTTGAACTGGAGGTGCCAAATCAGCCATCAGGTATCGGCTGGCTGCCTGATGGCAGTCTGGTGGCCGTCTCGATGCGCGACCGAAAGATTCTGCGCCGCACACCTAATGGCGAAGTCGTCGTCCATGCCGACTTGTCGGATCATGTCACGGGGCATCCGAATGATATGGTCGTGGACAACAAGGGCCGCATCTATGTCGGCAATTTCGGCTTCGATCTTATGGGTGGTGCCCCGGTATCGCCGACCGTGCTGTTGCGTGTCGATCTGGATGGTTCGGTGCATGAAGTGGCCGATGACCTGTGGTTCCCGAACGGCTCGGTCATCACGCCTGAGGGTGTGCTGATCGTGAACGAAACGATGGGCAACCGCGCCACCGCTTTTGACATTGCCGAGGATGGTAGCCTGACCAACCGGAGGGAATGGTTCAAATTCGCCGAACTTCCGACCGAGACGTACGTCGCGGATGGTATCGACGCCGGGCAATACCCTTGTGGCCCGGATGGCAGTTGTTTGGACGCAGAAGGCGGCTTGTGGATCGCGGATGCGATGAACGGTCGCGTCTTGCGCGTGTTGGAGGGCGGTGAGGTCACCGAAGAAATCGACCCGGGAACAGGCGTCTTTGCCTGCGGTCTCGGCGGCGCCGACGGCAAGACGCTTTACCTCTGCACAGCACCGGATTTCTTCGAGGACAAGCGTTCTGCGGCCCGCGAAGCCGTTTTGATGGCCACGAAAGTGGACGTGCCCGCTGCCACGTAA
- a CDS encoding HigA family addiction module antitoxin produces MSAMQGIRMKNPAHPGGFVKSEIIEPLGLSVTSAAQVLGVTRAALSAVLNERAHLSPEMALRVEKAFGVSMDTLMRMQNSYDIAQARKREGEINVAPFKGKPLDPQAALI; encoded by the coding sequence ATGAGTGCGATGCAGGGCATCCGTATGAAAAACCCCGCCCACCCCGGCGGCTTCGTCAAAAGCGAGATCATCGAGCCTCTTGGCCTTTCGGTCACGAGCGCGGCGCAAGTTCTAGGTGTTACGAGGGCGGCATTGTCGGCCGTGCTGAACGAGCGCGCACATCTTTCGCCGGAAATGGCGCTCCGGGTCGAAAAGGCTTTCGGCGTGTCAATGGATACGCTCATGCGGATGCAGAACAGCTACGACATTGCCCAGGCCCGCAAGCGGGAAGGGGAGATCAACGTCGCACCCTTCAAGGGAAAGCCGCTCGATCCGCAAGCGGCGCTGATCTGA